In the genome of Bradysia coprophila strain Holo2 unplaced genomic scaffold, BU_Bcop_v1 contig_232, whole genome shotgun sequence, one region contains:
- the LOC119076628 gene encoding thialysine N-epsilon-acetyltransferase isoform X3 encodes MQLNIVTFNTDLHRDGGFLSSTDPTTFVCFIAETEHDGKRASTGYAIVFNGYSTWLGRTLKLKDFYVKDGYRHLGIGRRLIKAIAEHAKEVNASRLYFHVLEWNTAARRFYESMGATNWTESEEWNLLRLDKNAIDDLVKTKVVQ; translated from the exons ATGCAATTAAATATTGTCACGTTCAATACAGACCTGCACAGAGACGGTGGTTTCCTGTCGTCAACTGATCCTACAACATTTGTGTGCTTCATCGCTGAAACCGAACATGATGGCAAGAG AGCGTCAACTGGCTATGCAATTGTATTTAACGGTTATTCTACGTGGCTCGGGCGAACACTAAAACTAAAAGACTTCTATGTCAAAGACGGTTACAGGCATTTGGGCATCGGCCGAAGACTGATCAAAGCTATTGCCGAGCATGCAAAGGAGGTGAATGCTTCACGATTGTACTTTCATGTTTTGGAATGGAATACGGCAGCCCGTCGATTTTATGAGTCCATGGGAGCGACAAATTGGACTGAATCGGAAGAGTGGAATTTGTTACGTTTAGACAAAAATGCCATTGATGACTTGGTGAAAACGAAAGTAGTTCAGTGA
- the LOC119076628 gene encoding thialysine N-epsilon-acetyltransferase isoform X4 has protein sequence MTNEPSLTVEDLHRDGGFLSSTDPTTFVCFIAETEHDGKRASTGYAIVFNGYSTWLGRTLKLKDFYVKDGYRHLGIGRRLIKAIAEHAKEVNASRLYFHVLEWNTAARRFYESMGATNWTESEEWNLLRLDKNAIDDLVKTKVVQ, from the exons atgaCCAACGAACCCAGCTTAACAGTAGAAG ACCTGCACAGAGACGGTGGTTTCCTGTCGTCAACTGATCCTACAACATTTGTGTGCTTCATCGCTGAAACCGAACATGATGGCAAGAG AGCGTCAACTGGCTATGCAATTGTATTTAACGGTTATTCTACGTGGCTCGGGCGAACACTAAAACTAAAAGACTTCTATGTCAAAGACGGTTACAGGCATTTGGGCATCGGCCGAAGACTGATCAAAGCTATTGCCGAGCATGCAAAGGAGGTGAATGCTTCACGATTGTACTTTCATGTTTTGGAATGGAATACGGCAGCCCGTCGATTTTATGAGTCCATGGGAGCGACAAATTGGACTGAATCGGAAGAGTGGAATTTGTTACGTTTAGACAAAAATGCCATTGATGACTTGGTGAAAACGAAAGTAGTTCAGTGA